A window of Bacillus rossius redtenbacheri isolate Brsri chromosome 4 unlocalized genomic scaffold, Brsri_v3 Brsri_v3_scf4_1, whole genome shotgun sequence contains these coding sequences:
- the LOC134541529 gene encoding endo-polygalacturonase-like, with translation MQLPGLLGVLALLAARGPGDGVSAQDLRRVTEPQTPPTCVSLTPSGADDTAAIQAALDSCAGGGKGVALTRGDYNSGPLRIPSGAGLVVQRGATLKAIPDPRLYGPASCGTLAPHGDRCTPFILMSGVKGSGIYGGGTIDGQGHHKLVGSNMSWYDLTTHAGAGLCQNNPRLVQIRDSRDITVHNVTLLNSPYFHLVTYNTTGFTAWGVTVRAPADVGNTDAIDPTGSQNVTVAHCDISTGDDNVAISSLHSPARHISVLNNHFGHGNGMSIGSGTLYGVSDVLVSGLTLDGSVNGVHVKSDSLNGGLVENIVYQDICVRGAVKPIHLDMEYMNHTGSHTPHFRNISFNHMRVVTPGRFKFYGISASNQVQASLSDFHFTKGSIWLTSYANVTGTALKDATGSCGWAGNK, from the coding sequence ATGCAGCTACCAGGTCTGCTGGGAGTCCTCGCGCTGCTCGCGGCCAGGGGACCTGGTGACGGCGTCTCGGCGCAGGACCTGCGCCGCGTCACTGAGCCACAGACGCCGCCGACCTGCGTCTCGCTGACGCCCAGCGGCGCCGACGACACGGCGGCCATCCAGGCGGCCCTCGACTCCTGCGCCGGCGGCGGGAAGGGCGTAGCGCTGACGAGGGGCGACTACAACTCGGGCCCGCTGCGCATCCCGTCCGGGGCGGGGCTCGTGGTGCAGCGAGGCGCGACGCTCAAGGCCATCCCCGACCCCCGGCTGTACGGGCCGGCGAGCTGCGGTACCCTGGCTCCGCACGGCGACCGCTGCACGCCCTTCATCCTCATGAGCGGCGTCAAGGGCAGCGGCATCTACGGGGGAGGCACCATCGACGGCCAGGGCCACCACAAGCTGGTGGGCTCCAACATGAGCTGGTACGACCTGACCACGCACGCCGGGGCGGGGCTGTGCCAGAACAACCCGCGCCTCGTCCAGATCAGGGACTCGCGAGACATCACCGTGCACAATGTCACGCTGCTCAACTCGCCCTACTTCCATTTAGTCACTTACAACACGACGGGCTTCACCGCCTGGGGCGTCACCGTCCGGGCGCCCGCAGACGTCGGCAACACGGACGCCATCGACCCCACGGGCTCGCAGAACGTGACGGTCGCCCACTGCGACATCAGCACCGGCGACGACAACGTCGCCATATCGTCGCTGCACTCGCCGGCGCGGCACATCTCCGTCCTGAACAACCACTTCGGGCACGGCAACGGCATGTCCATCGGCTCCGGCACTCTCTACGGCGTCAGCGACGTGCTGGTGTCCGGGCTGACCTTGGACGGCTCCGTCAACGGGGTGCACGTCAAGAGCGACTCGCTGAACGGCGGGCTAGTGGAGAACATCGTGTACCAGGACATCTGCGTGAGGGGCGCCGTGAAGCCCATCCACCTGGACATGGAGTACATGAACCACACCGGCTCGCACACGCCTCACTTCCGCAACATCAGCTTCAACCACATGCGCGTGGTCACCCCGGGCAGGTTCAAGTTCTACGGCATCAGCGCGTCCAACCAGGTGCAGGCCTCGCTCAGTGACTTCCACTTCACCAAGGGCTCCATCTGGCTCACGAGCTATGCCAACGTGACCGGAACTGCCTTGAAAGACGCCACAGGTAGCTGTGGCTGGGCTGGTAATAAATAA